In the Ensifer adhaerens genome, one interval contains:
- a CDS encoding sugar phosphate isomerase/epimerase family protein, with product MKTIKGPGLFLAQFAGDAAPFNSWDAITKWAADCGYKGVQVPSWDARLIDLRQAATSKTYCDEFAGKARDNGVEVTELSTHLQGQLVAVHPAYDEAFDGFAAPEVRGNPKARQAWAVEQVKLALTASKNLGLSAMASFSGALAWPFVYPWPQRPAGLVETAFDELAKRWRPILEHAEENGVDICYEIHPGEDLHDGITYEMFLERTGNHARACMLYDPSHYVLQCLDYLDNIDIYKDRIRMFHVKDAEFNPTGRQGVYGGYQGWVNRAGRFRSLGDGQVDFGAVFSKMAANDFAGWAVVEWECALKHPEDGAREGADFVKHHIIRVTEKAFDDFAGAGTDDAANRRMLGI from the coding sequence ATGAAAACCATCAAGGGGCCAGGGCTCTTTCTTGCGCAATTTGCCGGCGATGCGGCGCCGTTCAATTCCTGGGACGCGATCACCAAATGGGCGGCCGATTGCGGTTACAAGGGCGTGCAGGTCCCGAGCTGGGACGCACGGCTGATCGATCTGAGACAAGCCGCGACCTCGAAGACCTATTGCGACGAGTTTGCCGGCAAGGCCCGCGACAACGGCGTCGAGGTGACGGAGCTTTCGACCCATCTGCAGGGCCAGCTGGTCGCCGTGCATCCGGCCTATGACGAAGCCTTCGACGGATTTGCAGCACCCGAGGTGCGTGGCAACCCGAAGGCGCGCCAGGCCTGGGCGGTGGAGCAGGTCAAGCTGGCGCTGACCGCCTCGAAGAACCTCGGCCTCAGTGCGATGGCCAGCTTCTCCGGCGCGCTCGCCTGGCCCTTCGTCTATCCCTGGCCGCAGCGACCGGCCGGTCTCGTCGAGACCGCCTTTGATGAACTGGCGAAGCGCTGGAGGCCGATCCTCGAACATGCCGAGGAGAACGGCGTCGACATCTGCTACGAGATCCATCCGGGCGAGGACCTGCACGACGGTATCACCTACGAGATGTTCCTGGAGCGCACCGGCAACCATGCCCGCGCCTGCATGCTCTACGATCCCTCGCACTACGTGCTGCAGTGCCTCGACTATCTCGACAACATCGACATCTACAAGGACCGCATCCGCATGTTCCACGTCAAGGATGCGGAGTTCAACCCGACCGGGCGCCAGGGCGTCTATGGCGGCTACCAGGGCTGGGTCAACCGCGCCGGCCGCTTCCGTTCGCTCGGCGATGGCCAGGTCGATTTCGGCGCGGTGTTCTCGAAGATGGCCGCCAATGATTTCGCCGGTTGGGCGGTGGTCGAATGGGAGTGCGCGCTGAAGCATCCCGAAGACGGTGCGCGCGAGGGGGCCGACTTCGTCAAGCACCACATCATCCGCGTCACCGAGAAGGCGTTCGACGACTTTGCCGGTGCAGGTACGGACGATGCAGCGAATAGGCGGATGCTGGGGATTTGA
- a CDS encoding substrate-binding domain-containing protein, whose translation MRNKLFGLTLAAMTALAGVSHAQEEKKVTIGVSIPAADHGWTAGVVFHAERVAKILMERNPGLNVIVKTSPDPASQANAVQDLETQGIDALVILPTDPDPLVNAIKEVKGKGTFVALVDRAPSVNDNSVRDLYVAGNNPALGQVAGEYIKATTPEAEVVVIRGLPIPIDQQRQDGFDKGIEGSKVKVLDRQYGNWNRDDAFKVMQDYLTKYPKIDVVWCQDDDMAVGVLQAIEQAKRTDIQYVVAGAGSKEMIKKVMDGDKMIPVDVLYPPAMVGTALEMTVANFYGQVPVRGVYTIDATLVTKDNAKDFYFPDSPF comes from the coding sequence ATGCGTAATAAGCTATTCGGCCTGACCCTCGCGGCGATGACCGCCCTTGCTGGCGTGTCGCACGCGCAGGAAGAAAAGAAAGTGACGATCGGTGTCTCGATCCCGGCAGCCGACCATGGCTGGACCGCCGGCGTGGTCTTCCATGCCGAGCGCGTCGCCAAAATCCTGATGGAACGCAACCCGGGCCTCAACGTCATCGTCAAGACCTCTCCCGATCCGGCGAGCCAAGCCAACGCCGTACAGGACCTCGAGACGCAGGGCATCGACGCTCTCGTCATCCTGCCGACCGATCCGGATCCGCTGGTCAACGCCATCAAGGAAGTGAAGGGCAAGGGGACCTTCGTCGCTCTCGTGGACCGTGCGCCGAGCGTCAACGACAACTCCGTGCGTGACCTTTACGTCGCGGGCAACAACCCCGCACTTGGTCAGGTTGCCGGCGAATACATCAAGGCAACGACGCCGGAAGCCGAAGTCGTCGTCATTCGCGGCCTGCCGATCCCGATCGACCAGCAGCGCCAGGACGGCTTCGACAAGGGCATCGAAGGCTCGAAGGTCAAGGTTCTCGATCGCCAATACGGCAACTGGAACCGCGACGACGCCTTCAAGGTCATGCAGGACTACCTGACCAAGTACCCGAAAATCGACGTCGTCTGGTGCCAGGACGACGACATGGCCGTGGGCGTACTGCAGGCGATCGAGCAGGCAAAGCGCACCGACATCCAGTATGTCGTCGCCGGTGCAGGCTCGAAGGAAATGATCAAGAAGGTCATGGACGGCGACAAGATGATCCCGGTCGACGTTCTCTATCCGCCGGCGATGGTCGGTACGGCGCTTGAGATGACCGTGGCCAACTTCTACGGCCAGGTCCCGGTCCGCGGTGTCTACACGATCGATGCGACGCTGGTGACAAAGGACAATGCCAAGGACTTCTACTTCCCGGATTCGCCATTCTGA
- a CDS encoding ABC transporter permease, whose product MSVNEEGSQGAIRRRSWRDIDLRAVAPFVALALLLLVGALVNPNFISINNLANVATRSAFIAIIAVGATFVISSGDLDLSVGAMVAFIASLMILFMNSGVIADPVLMLLAAILFTIVAGALCGLTNGLITTVGKIEPFIATLGTMGIYRGLTTWLSQGGAITLKEPELQEIYRPAYFGTIFGVPVPIVVILAVTAVAAFILYRTRYGRHVVAVGSNRDVARYSGISVNRVRTVAFVIQGLCVAAAVLLYVPRLGSTSATTGILWELQAITAVVVGGTALKGGAGRVWGTICGAFILELVGNIMLLSNFISEYLIGAIQGAIIIIAMLVQRSLVRKS is encoded by the coding sequence ATGAGCGTAAACGAGGAAGGCAGCCAGGGCGCAATTCGCCGTCGCAGCTGGCGCGACATTGATCTCAGGGCGGTGGCGCCGTTCGTCGCGCTGGCATTGCTGCTTTTGGTTGGCGCCCTGGTCAATCCCAACTTCATCAGCATCAACAACCTTGCCAACGTCGCCACACGCAGCGCCTTCATCGCCATCATCGCGGTCGGCGCCACCTTCGTGATTTCGTCGGGTGACCTCGATCTCTCCGTCGGGGCCATGGTCGCCTTCATCGCCAGTCTGATGATCCTGTTCATGAACTCCGGGGTCATCGCAGATCCCGTGCTCATGCTCCTGGCTGCGATCCTGTTCACCATCGTTGCCGGCGCGCTCTGTGGTCTCACCAACGGCCTGATCACCACGGTCGGAAAGATCGAGCCGTTCATCGCGACACTCGGTACCATGGGCATTTACCGCGGCTTGACGACCTGGCTGTCGCAGGGCGGCGCGATCACGCTCAAGGAACCGGAACTCCAGGAGATCTACCGTCCCGCCTATTTCGGCACCATCTTCGGCGTGCCCGTTCCGATCGTCGTCATCCTCGCCGTGACCGCGGTGGCCGCCTTCATTCTCTACCGGACCCGTTACGGGCGGCATGTCGTCGCCGTCGGCTCCAATCGCGACGTCGCGCGCTATTCCGGCATTTCCGTCAACCGCGTCCGCACTGTCGCCTTCGTTATCCAGGGCCTCTGCGTGGCGGCGGCCGTGCTTCTCTACGTACCGCGTCTCGGCTCCACATCGGCAACGACGGGCATCCTGTGGGAACTGCAGGCGATCACCGCCGTGGTCGTCGGCGGCACGGCGCTCAAGGGCGGGGCAGGTCGTGTCTGGGGCACGATCTGCGGCGCGTTCATCCTCGAGCTGGTCGGCAACATCATGCTGCTCTCCAACTTCATCAGCGAATACCTGATCGGCGCCATCCAGGGTGCGATCATCATCATTGCGATGCTCGTCCAGCGCTCGCTGGTTCGGAAATCGTGA
- a CDS encoding sugar ABC transporter ATP-binding protein: MTTEVVDGAPVVLSARRISKSFSGVQVLFSVDFELRQGEIHALMGENGAGKSTLVKILSGFEQPTSGEILLDGQSVKLPANGAAEALGIVIIHQEFNLAEHLTVTESLFLGREVTRFGVLDRKFMRAATRRVLDLLGSHVDENAMIGSLSIAEKQMVEIAKAISRDARVVFMDEPTAVLSREETNFLFRLVRKLRDKGTSFVFVSHKLDEVMELTDRVTVLRDGQWIKTSPTSILDGEAIAQLMVGRELSSLYPAKTEPDIDEEVVLRVSGLSTGYVRDASFEVRRGEILGFSGMIGSGRTELMEAIVGLRARTAGEVLVRGQPVSSGDVHAVNDAGLAYMTKDRKAKGLLLNAGMMANLTLQSLDRHTRLGYLDPGSEEAALVKARRRFDIRVRDDSVVAGRMSGGNQQKLLLAKVMETDPSIIIIDEPTRGIDVGTKQQIYHFISALARDGRSIIVVSSEMPEVIGLCSRVVVMREGHIAGILEGDEISEQEIMRYAAGLKKKTAA; this comes from the coding sequence ATGACCACGGAGGTTGTCGACGGGGCTCCCGTCGTGCTGTCCGCGCGCCGCATCAGCAAGTCCTTCAGCGGCGTGCAGGTGCTGTTCAGCGTCGATTTCGAGCTGCGGCAGGGCGAGATCCACGCGCTGATGGGTGAGAACGGCGCGGGCAAATCCACGCTCGTCAAGATATTGTCCGGCTTCGAACAGCCGACCTCAGGCGAGATCCTGCTCGACGGCCAGTCGGTAAAGCTCCCGGCAAACGGTGCTGCCGAGGCGCTCGGCATCGTCATCATCCATCAGGAATTCAATCTGGCCGAACATCTCACGGTGACCGAGAGCCTGTTTCTCGGCCGCGAGGTGACGCGCTTCGGCGTGCTCGACCGCAAGTTCATGCGTGCCGCAACGCGCCGCGTTCTCGATCTGCTCGGCTCCCATGTCGACGAGAATGCGATGATCGGCTCGCTGTCGATCGCCGAAAAGCAGATGGTGGAGATTGCCAAGGCGATCAGCCGTGATGCCCGTGTCGTCTTCATGGATGAGCCGACGGCCGTGCTGTCTCGTGAAGAAACGAACTTCCTGTTCCGCCTTGTGCGCAAGCTGCGTGACAAGGGCACGAGTTTCGTCTTCGTGTCGCACAAGCTTGACGAGGTCATGGAACTGACCGATCGCGTGACGGTGCTGCGCGACGGCCAATGGATCAAGACGTCGCCGACCTCGATCCTTGATGGCGAGGCGATCGCCCAGTTGATGGTCGGTCGCGAGCTTTCGAGCCTCTATCCCGCCAAAACCGAACCGGACATCGACGAGGAAGTCGTGCTGCGGGTCAGCGGGCTTTCGACCGGATATGTTCGCGATGCGAGCTTTGAGGTCCGCCGCGGTGAAATCCTCGGCTTTTCCGGAATGATCGGCTCCGGCCGGACGGAACTGATGGAGGCGATCGTCGGATTGCGCGCGCGCACCGCCGGTGAAGTCCTGGTTCGTGGCCAGCCGGTGTCTTCCGGCGACGTGCACGCGGTCAACGATGCCGGCCTCGCCTACATGACCAAGGATCGCAAGGCGAAGGGCCTTCTGCTCAATGCGGGCATGATGGCGAACCTGACGCTGCAGTCGCTCGACCGGCATACCCGGCTCGGATACCTCGATCCCGGAAGCGAAGAGGCCGCACTCGTCAAGGCGCGCCGCCGGTTTGATATCCGTGTCCGCGATGACAGTGTCGTCGCCGGTCGCATGTCGGGCGGCAACCAGCAGAAGCTGCTGCTTGCCAAGGTCATGGAGACCGACCCGAGCATCATCATCATCGACGAGCCGACGCGCGGCATCGACGTCGGCACCAAGCAGCAGATCTACCATTTCATCTCGGCGCTCGCCCGGGACGGGCGCTCGATCATCGTCGTTTCATCGGAGATGCCCGAGGTCATCGGTCTGTGCAGTCGGGTGGTGGTCATGCGCGAGGGCCATATCGCCGGCATCCTCGAAGGTGACGAGATCTCCGAGCAGGAGATCATGCGCTACGCCGCAGGCCTGAAGAAGAAAACGGCGGCTTAA
- a CDS encoding LacI family DNA-binding transcriptional regulator, which produces MSDSTPATIEDVARIAEVSIATVSRAIHMPEKVAKSTRLKVNQAIALTGYTTNAMARSLRLGRSNMILVVAPDIGDPNFSSILVGLENEARAHGYGVLIGHTQNDAQRGLEYLKFFNSNQAAGLILFTGILPFGHQEVTPRLPPTVGVFEPVFNGGIPYVGVDDVEGARKAVDLLIAEGHRRIAFIGDSHTRLAYGRRRSGYEAGLAAAGIPPNRRLILEGDGTVESGRLALEQLFMRDDLPSAFMCVNDQTALGVALGLKARGYDIPDHFSVTGFDDVPQASFMTPSLTTIRQPRTAIGKHAMALLLEMLSDRTPSETEILLRPDLVVRNSVGPPPARR; this is translated from the coding sequence GTGTCCGATTCCACCCCCGCAACCATTGAAGACGTCGCACGGATCGCCGAGGTGTCGATCGCGACGGTTTCGCGGGCAATCCACATGCCGGAAAAGGTTGCCAAGTCGACGCGGCTGAAGGTCAACCAGGCAATCGCCTTGACGGGCTACACCACCAACGCGATGGCGCGGAGCCTGAGGCTGGGCCGCTCGAACATGATCCTCGTGGTCGCACCCGACATCGGCGATCCCAATTTCTCCAGCATTCTGGTCGGTCTTGAGAACGAAGCCCGCGCCCATGGCTACGGCGTACTGATCGGGCATACCCAGAATGATGCCCAGCGCGGCTTGGAATATCTGAAGTTCTTCAACTCGAACCAGGCAGCCGGCCTGATTCTGTTTACGGGCATTCTTCCTTTCGGCCATCAGGAAGTGACACCGCGCCTACCGCCGACCGTCGGGGTATTCGAGCCGGTCTTCAACGGAGGAATTCCCTACGTCGGCGTCGACGACGTCGAAGGCGCGCGCAAGGCGGTCGATCTCCTCATTGCCGAAGGGCATCGGCGGATCGCATTCATCGGCGACTCCCATACGCGGCTGGCCTATGGCCGTCGCCGCTCGGGCTACGAAGCCGGACTTGCCGCGGCCGGCATCCCCCCAAACCGCCGCCTCATCCTCGAAGGTGATGGAACGGTGGAAAGCGGCCGGCTGGCGCTGGAACAGCTTTTCATGCGCGACGACCTCCCGAGCGCATTCATGTGCGTCAACGATCAGACTGCCCTTGGTGTTGCGCTTGGGCTCAAGGCACGTGGCTACGACATACCGGACCATTTTTCGGTCACCGGCTTTGACGATGTCCCGCAGGCCAGCTTCATGACCCCTTCCCTGACCACGATAAGGCAGCCGCGCACCGCGATCGGCAAGCACGCAATGGCGTTGCTTCTCGAGATGCTTTCGGACCGCACACCGTCAGAAACGGAAATCCTGTTGAGACCCGACCTGGTGGTCCGCAACTCTGTGGGTCCGCCACCGGCAAGGCGATGA
- a CDS encoding LysR substrate-binding domain-containing protein, whose translation MSRAQVLLADLVDATAPFDASSSNHGFTIASPDYMAPVFLSEIVDQIRRKAPNASLVIRALGPDFDFEGALARGEVDVVIGDWPSPPAYLKRPILLQDDIVCLMQDSHPLAEGEFTEADYLAAAHIVPVAYSMAHRGVVETHLSSLRVSRARTVALSYFTTAPRLLLQSDLIFSTSRHFASFFAGALTARRAPAADRVPADGLSHALARSFASFTDAPLVARDHHAGAQQDRHVGFGVKPVVPQRPQVRGHRRMSSPCRWRTHRVADHQVGSQQDFRF comes from the coding sequence GTGTCGCGCGCGCAGGTGTTGCTGGCCGATCTCGTCGATGCCACGGCGCCGTTCGACGCCTCGTCAAGCAACCACGGCTTCACGATCGCTTCGCCCGACTACATGGCTCCGGTGTTCCTGTCGGAGATCGTCGACCAGATCAGGCGAAAGGCCCCGAATGCGAGCCTGGTGATCCGGGCGCTCGGTCCCGACTTTGACTTCGAGGGTGCGCTTGCGCGGGGCGAGGTCGATGTCGTCATCGGCGACTGGCCGTCTCCGCCCGCCTATCTCAAGCGCCCCATCCTCTTGCAGGACGATATTGTTTGCCTGATGCAGGACTCTCATCCGCTGGCAGAGGGTGAATTCACCGAAGCCGATTATCTGGCGGCGGCCCATATCGTGCCGGTAGCCTATTCGATGGCCCATCGCGGTGTCGTCGAAACCCACCTGTCGAGCCTGCGCGTCAGCCGGGCGCGCACTGTGGCGCTGTCCTACTTCACGACCGCGCCCCGCCTGCTGCTGCAGTCGGACCTGATCTTTTCCACCAGCCGTCATTTTGCCAGCTTCTTCGCGGGGGCTCTTACCGCTCGTCGTGCGCCAGCCGCCGATCGAGTTCCCGCAGATGGTCTTTCACATGCTCTGGCACGATCGTTCGCATCATTCACCGATGCACCGTTGGTTGCGCGAGATCATCATGCAGGCGCGCAACAGGATCGCCACGTAGGTTTCGGTGTGAAGCCGGTCGTACCGCAGCGACCGCAGGTGCGCGGCCATAGGCGCATGTCATCGCCTTGCCGGTGGCGGACCCACAGAGTTGCGGACCACCAGGTCGGGTCTCAACAGGATTTCCGTTTCTGA
- a CDS encoding sigma-70 family RNA polymerase sigma factor: MDSKKGAFDVIGQLAALRRYARSLARNSPDAEDLVHDALVRAFERRSTFRSGSSLRHWLFAIVRNTHIDRVRSAISRGQRDDQTAQEAGASYPAHQEHSVRLAQVREAFMMLPEEQREALHLVAVEDLSYQEAADILDIPVGTLMSRVSRARASLRDFENGTKKPNHLRLVGGGND, translated from the coding sequence ATGGATTCGAAGAAAGGCGCATTTGACGTTATCGGGCAGCTGGCCGCATTGCGGCGCTATGCGCGCTCGCTTGCACGCAATTCGCCCGATGCAGAAGACCTCGTACATGACGCGCTGGTGAGAGCGTTTGAGCGGCGCTCGACCTTCCGTTCAGGATCAAGCCTCAGGCATTGGCTTTTCGCCATTGTTCGCAATACGCATATCGACCGGGTGCGATCCGCGATCTCCCGCGGCCAGCGTGACGATCAGACGGCACAAGAGGCCGGGGCATCTTATCCGGCCCACCAGGAGCACAGCGTACGCCTCGCCCAGGTTCGCGAAGCGTTCATGATGCTGCCGGAAGAGCAGCGCGAAGCCCTTCATCTCGTCGCCGTCGAGGATCTCTCCTACCAGGAGGCTGCCGACATACTCGACATTCCCGTCGGGACATTGATGTCGCGCGTCTCCCGCGCCAGAGCGAGCCTCAGAGACTTCGAAAACGGAACGAAAAAGCCCAACCACCTGAGGCTTGTCGGAGGCGGCAATGACTGA
- a CDS encoding anti-sigma factor family protein, producing MTDVDTIIDTDLDAYVDNQLDAAGRIRVETWLARNPDAAARVMADLGMRTTLKLAMTSDVVASRPETREAARRLSSGLANARVWNALQKVAAVGLMVSVGWIAHSSVGPSEVNASAHPPAFVEQAIRAHQTSALRAGMPSQPEVQTYDRDDIRAATAIVMPELPKDWNVVDVQVFPSDFGPSVETSVKTDAGTLISLFAGRPGHFAVEPVKDLNLSNAEAAWWQVGEVAYAVVSSTPGIGLSDEAELLKNSLY from the coding sequence ATGACTGACGTCGACACGATTATCGATACGGATCTCGATGCCTATGTGGACAACCAGCTCGACGCCGCCGGCCGCATCCGCGTTGAGACCTGGCTTGCCAGGAACCCGGACGCGGCGGCCCGCGTCATGGCCGACCTCGGCATGCGAACCACGCTCAAGCTGGCGATGACGTCGGATGTCGTTGCCAGCCGTCCCGAGACCCGCGAGGCGGCCCGGCGCCTTTCGTCGGGACTGGCGAACGCGCGTGTGTGGAACGCCCTGCAGAAGGTAGCGGCGGTCGGCCTGATGGTCTCGGTGGGTTGGATCGCACATTCGTCGGTCGGTCCGAGCGAAGTCAATGCATCGGCCCACCCGCCGGCCTTCGTCGAGCAGGCCATCCGCGCGCACCAGACCTCTGCCCTCAGGGCAGGAATGCCGTCGCAGCCGGAAGTGCAGACCTATGACCGGGACGACATTCGTGCCGCGACCGCGATTGTCATGCCGGAACTTCCGAAAGACTGGAATGTCGTCGATGTCCAGGTCTTCCCCTCGGATTTCGGGCCCAGCGTCGAGACGAGCGTCAAGACCGATGCTGGCACACTCATCTCCCTCTTCGCCGGCAGGCCCGGTCACTTCGCGGTGGAGCCCGTAAAGGACCTCAACCTTTCCAACGCCGAGGCTGCCTGGTGGCAGGTCGGCGAGGTTGCCTATGCCGTCGTTTCAAGCACGCCGGGCATCGGCCTCAGCGATGAGGCCGAGCTTCTCAAGAACTCACTTTACTGA